A window of Dorea formicigenerans contains these coding sequences:
- the ileS gene encoding isoleucine--tRNA ligase, with the protein MYKKVSTDMNFVDREKETEKFWEDNHIFEKSMEDREGCPQYMFYDGPPTANGKPHIGHVLTRVIKDMIPRYRTMKGYEVPRKAGWDTHGLPVELEVEKALGLDGKDQIEKYGVEPFIKKCKESVWKYKGMWEDFSNTVGFWADMDDPYVTYHNTFIESEWWALKKIWDKGLLYKGFKIVPYCPRCGTPLSAQEVAQGYKDVKERSAIVRFKVKDEDAYILAWTTTPWTLPSNIALCVNPEEDYAKVKAADGYTYYMAVALLDTVLGKLGDEENGVKAYEVLETYKGQDLEYKEYEPLYQCAYDCAAKQNKKAFYVTCDTYVTLTDGTGVVHIAPAFGEDDAKVGRKYDMPFVQLVDEKGEMGKTTPFAGLFVKKADPEVLKDLDGRGLLFDAPKFEHSYPHCWRCDTPLIYYARESWFIKMTAVKDDLIANNNTINWIPESIGKGRFGDWLENVQDWGISRNRYWGTPLNIWECECGCQHSIGSIEELKSMSDNCPDEIELHRPYIDNVTIKCPKCGKEMHRVPEVIDCWFDSGSMPFAQYHYPFENQELFEKHFPADFISEAVDQTRGWFYSLLAISTLIFNKAPYKNVIVLGHVQDENGQKMSKSKGNAVDPFDALEKYGADAIRWYFYINSAPWLPNRFHGKAVTEGQRKFMGTLWNTYAFFVLYANIDEFDATKYTLEYEKLSVMDKWLLSKLNSAIKAVDEDLANYKIPEAAKALQSFVDDMSNWYVRRSRERFWAKGMEQDKINAYMTLYTALVEICKTAAPMIPFMTEDIYQNLVRSIDANAPESIHLCDFPKVNEAHIDKELEENMDRVLKLVVMGRACRNTANIKNRQPIGQMYVKADFELSEFFDAIVADELNVKNVTFTQEVRDFTSYSFKPQLKTVGPKYGKLLGGIKNVLSGLDGNAAMDELNANGCLRFEVNGEEVVLNREDLLIDTAQMEGYVSEDDNGITVVLDTNLSEELLEEGFVREIISKVQTMRKEADFEVMDKIVITYEGSEKAETVFAKNADEIGAETLALEVKKAPPAGYVKEWKINGEAVTLGVEKQ; encoded by the coding sequence ATGTATAAGAAGGTTTCAACAGACATGAATTTTGTTGACCGGGAGAAGGAAACGGAGAAATTCTGGGAAGACAATCACATTTTTGAGAAGAGTATGGAGGACCGTGAGGGCTGTCCACAGTATATGTTTTATGATGGACCGCCGACTGCGAATGGTAAACCGCATATCGGCCATGTTTTGACACGTGTTATCAAGGATATGATTCCTCGTTACCGTACTATGAAGGGGTATGAAGTTCCGAGAAAGGCCGGATGGGATACTCACGGACTGCCGGTCGAGCTGGAGGTTGAGAAGGCTCTTGGTCTTGACGGAAAGGATCAGATTGAAAAATATGGTGTTGAGCCATTTATCAAAAAGTGTAAAGAGAGTGTGTGGAAATACAAAGGTATGTGGGAGGATTTCTCTAATACTGTAGGTTTCTGGGCTGATATGGATGATCCGTATGTTACTTATCACAACACATTTATTGAGTCTGAGTGGTGGGCACTGAAGAAGATCTGGGATAAAGGACTTCTTTATAAAGGATTTAAGATCGTGCCTTACTGTCCGCGTTGTGGAACTCCGCTGTCTGCACAGGAAGTGGCTCAGGGATACAAAGACGTAAAAGAGCGTTCAGCGATCGTTCGTTTTAAAGTTAAAGACGAGGACGCATATATTCTTGCATGGACAACAACTCCATGGACTCTGCCATCTAACATTGCACTTTGTGTAAATCCGGAAGAGGATTATGCGAAGGTAAAAGCTGCTGACGGATATACTTACTACATGGCTGTTGCCCTTCTTGATACGGTTCTTGGTAAACTTGGCGATGAGGAGAATGGTGTAAAGGCTTATGAAGTTCTTGAGACATACAAAGGTCAGGATCTTGAGTACAAAGAGTATGAGCCGCTTTATCAGTGTGCTTATGACTGCGCCGCAAAGCAGAATAAAAAAGCATTTTATGTAACATGTGATACTTATGTAACATTGACAGATGGTACCGGAGTTGTTCATATCGCTCCTGCATTTGGTGAGGACGATGCGAAAGTCGGACGTAAATATGACATGCCATTTGTTCAGTTAGTAGATGAAAAAGGTGAGATGGGCAAGACAACTCCATTCGCCGGATTATTCGTGAAGAAGGCAGACCCGGAAGTGTTAAAAGACTTGGACGGACGAGGACTTCTTTTCGATGCACCGAAGTTCGAGCACAGCTATCCACACTGCTGGAGATGTGACACGCCGCTTATTTACTACGCTCGTGAGTCATGGTTCATTAAGATGACAGCAGTAAAGGATGATCTGATCGCGAATAATAATACGATCAACTGGATTCCGGAGAGTATCGGTAAAGGACGTTTTGGTGACTGGCTTGAAAATGTTCAGGACTGGGGCATCAGCCGTAACCGTTACTGGGGAACTCCTCTGAATATCTGGGAGTGTGAGTGTGGATGCCAGCATTCGATCGGAAGTATTGAAGAGCTGAAATCTATGTCTGATAACTGCCCGGATGAGATCGAGCTTCACCGCCCATATATTGATAATGTGACGATCAAGTGTCCGAAATGTGGAAAAGAGATGCACCGTGTACCAGAAGTGATCGACTGCTGGTTCGACAGTGGATCCATGCCATTTGCACAGTATCACTATCCATTTGAGAATCAGGAACTGTTCGAGAAACATTTCCCGGCAGATTTCATCTCAGAGGCGGTAGACCAGACTCGTGGATGGTTCTACTCACTGCTTGCGATTTCAACTCTGATCTTCAACAAAGCTCCTTATAAGAACGTTATTGTTCTTGGACATGTTCAGGATGAGAATGGCCAGAAGATGAGTAAGTCCAAGGGAAATGCGGTCGATCCGTTCGATGCACTGGAGAAATATGGAGCAGATGCGATCCGCTGGTATTTCTACATTAACAGTGCGCCGTGGCTGCCGAACCGTTTCCACGGAAAAGCAGTGACAGAGGGACAGCGTAAGTTCATGGGAACTCTGTGGAATACTTATGCATTCTTTGTACTGTATGCGAATATTGATGAATTTGATGCAACAAAATATACATTAGAGTATGAGAAGCTGTCTGTCATGGACAAATGGCTTCTGTCAAAGCTCAACTCTGCGATTAAAGCAGTAGATGAGGATCTGGCAAACTACAAGATCCCGGAGGCTGCAAAGGCACTTCAGAGCTTTGTTGATGATATGAGTAACTGGTATGTAAGACGCAGCCGTGAGCGTTTCTGGGCAAAGGGCATGGAGCAGGATAAGATCAATGCTTACATGACACTTTACACAGCACTGGTAGAGATCTGCAAGACTGCAGCTCCGATGATTCCGTTCATGACAGAAGACATTTACCAGAACCTCGTAAGAAGTATTGATGCAAATGCTCCTGAGAGTATCCACCTGTGTGATTTCCCGAAGGTAAATGAAGCACACATCGACAAAGAGCTTGAGGAGAATATGGACCGTGTTCTGAAACTGGTTGTTATGGGACGTGCCTGCAGAAATACTGCAAATATCAAGAACCGTCAGCCGATCGGACAGATGTATGTCAAAGCTGATTTTGAGCTTTCCGAGTTCTTTGATGCCATCGTTGCCGATGAATTGAATGTGAAAAATGTAACATTTACACAAGAAGTACGTGACTTTACGTCCTATTCTTTTAAACCTCAGCTAAAGACAGTCGGACCAAAATATGGTAAACTGTTAGGGGGAATCAAAAATGTACTCAGCGGACTGGATGGAAATGCTGCTATGGATGAGCTGAATGCAAATGGTTGCCTGAGATTTGAGGTAAATGGTGAAGAAGTAGTCCTGAACCGTGAAGATCTTCTGATCGATACTGCACAGATGGAAGGATATGTATCTGAGGATGACAACGGAATCACAGTTGTTCTTGATACGAACTTATCCGAGGAACTTCTGGAAGAGGGATTCGTGCGTGAGATCATCAGCAAAGTACAGACGATGCGTAAGGAAGCTGATTTCGAGGTCATGGATAAGATCGTGATCACATATGAAGGAAGTGAGAAGGCAGAAACTGTATTTGCGAAAAATGCTGATGAGATCGGAGCTGAGACACTGGCTCTGGAGGTGAAAAAAGCGCCACCTGCAGGTTATGTGAAAGAGTGGAAGATCAATGGTGAGGCAGTAACTCTTGGAGTAGAGAAGCAATAA
- a CDS encoding Hpt domain-containing protein, translating to MELKEVYEKIGGDYDDVVRRLMGEKLVRKFLLKFLDDKSYADLERTLSEGDYKEAFRAAHTLKGVCQNLSLTSLYQVSSQLTEELRNEDTAVPGNPNISDYMSKVTAEYHKIIEAIQELE from the coding sequence ATGGAGTTAAAAGAAGTATACGAGAAAATCGGCGGTGATTATGATGATGTAGTAAGACGTCTGATGGGTGAGAAGCTTGTGAGAAAGTTTCTCCTGAAATTTCTGGATGATAAGAGCTACGCTGATCTTGAGAGAACATTAAGCGAGGGTGATTACAAAGAAGCATTCCGTGCAGCCCATACACTGAAGGGTGTCTGCCAGAACCTGTCACTGACAAGCCTTTATCAGGTGAGCAGCCAGCTTACAGAGGAATTGAGAAATGAAGACACTGCAGTTCCAGGTAATCCGAACATTTCAGATTATATGAGCAAGGTAACAGCAGAGTATCACAAGATAATTGAGGCAATCCAGGAACTTGAGTAA